A window of Phyllopteryx taeniolatus isolate TA_2022b chromosome 19, UOR_Ptae_1.2, whole genome shotgun sequence contains these coding sequences:
- the cdc42ep4b gene encoding cdc42 effector protein 4: MPILKQLVHSNHQSKRRSRADLTAEMISAPLGDFRHTMHVGRGGDAFGDTSFLSTRSGEAPNADAKRSSPVSKPSLLARTFRGSKRSHSVNRGDRYEYSAAAPPAGSANFVKNAISLPYLNLHEGSGRSQGTGVSDSKPADGPAAIATFDAEFDERNFGDLTELPPSLPKSGGGLKHAESMMSFHVDLGPSMLGDILSVMDKKGFEDDDLGYEEGKGSEGHGSPGHIPLIDDDGPEERRPPARPPRMMIYQQKVMVAPYSPELHTRNNHQQLDSCSVSSSGSTTEEKTPYPHHNDTDSAKYSSPRGEDEFSFMDDEDEIRV; this comes from the coding sequence ATGCCGATCCTCAAGCAACTGGTCCACTCCAACCACCAGTCCAAGCGGCGTTCCCGCGCCGACCTGACGGCGGAGATGATCAGCGCTCCTCTGGGCGACTTCCGGCACACCATGCACGTGGGGCGCGGCGGCGACGCCTTCGGGGACACATCTTTCCTCAGCACGCGCTCGGGCGAGGCCCCGAACGCCGACGCCAAGCGTAGCTCTCCGGTCTCCAAGCCGTCGCTGCTGGCCCGCACCTTCCGCGGCAGCAAACGCTCGCACTCCGTCAACCGCGGGGACAGGTACGAGTACAGTGCCGCCGCGCCGCCCGCCGGCTCGGCCAACTTTGTGAAAAATGCCATCTCCCTGCCGTACCTCAACCTCCACGAGGGCAGCGGCAGAAGCCAGGGGACCGGGGTCTCTGACAGCAAGCCCGCCGACGGGCCGGCGGCCATCGCCACCTTCGACGCAGAGTTTGACGAGCGCAACTTCGGCGATCTCACCGAACTGCCACCATCCCTGCCCAAGAGCGGCGGTGGCCTGAAGCACGCGGAGTCCATGATGTCCTTCCATGTGGACCTGGGGCCCTCCATGCTCGGCGACATCCTGAGCGTGATGGACAAGAAAGGCTTTGAGGACGATGACCTGGGCTACGAGGAAGGCAAGGGCAGCGAGGGTCACGGCTCGCCCGGGCACATCCCGCTCATCGACGACGACGGCCCTGAGGAGCGGCGGCCGCCCGCCAGGCCGCCCCGCATGATGATCTACCAGCAGAAGGTCATGGTGGCGCCCTACAGCCCTGAGCTTCACACCAGGAATAACCACCAGCAACTGGACAGCTGCTCCGTGTCCAGCTCCGGTTCGACCACCGAAGAAAAAACTCCGTACCCTCACCACAATGACACGGACAGTGCCAAGTACAGCTCACCGCGTGGCGAAGATGAGTTCTCCTTCATGGACGACGAGGACGAGATCCGAGTTTAA